A single window of Halobacillus naozhouensis DNA harbors:
- the glmU gene encoding bifunctional UDP-N-acetylglucosamine diphosphorylase/glucosamine-1-phosphate N-acetyltransferase GlmU, producing MTNKYAVVLAAGQGTRMKSKLYKVLHPVCGKPMVQHVVDQLKELQLNELITIVGFGAEKVQDQLGEDSHYVVQEEQLGTGHAVLQADHILAGKKGTTVVACGDTPLLTKDTLKKMMDHHESTQAKATILTAHAENPHGYGRVIRGGNGQVERIVEQKDASLDEQAVQEINTGTYCFDNEFLFEALKGVSNDNSQGEYYLPDVIQILQDKDETVSAYQTPEFSESLGVNDRVALAQAEKLMKQHINERHMRNGVTVVDPDHTYIGPDVKIGQDVIVYPGSVIEGNTAIEDDAVIGPHSTVKDCYIGEDTVVKQSVATNSHIGARVNIGPFAHIRPESSLGDDVKVGNFVEIKKAIFGKGSKASHLSYIGDAEVGSGVNIGCGTITVNYDGQHKFMTTIEDDAFIGCNSNLIAPVTVGKGAYVAAGSTINEDVPAEALSIARSRQTNKEGYVSKLNSNKKE from the coding sequence ATGACCAATAAATATGCGGTGGTGTTAGCAGCCGGACAAGGTACTCGCATGAAGTCAAAGCTTTATAAAGTTTTGCATCCAGTATGCGGTAAGCCAATGGTGCAACATGTAGTTGATCAACTAAAGGAATTACAATTAAATGAGTTAATTACCATTGTTGGTTTTGGTGCAGAAAAAGTTCAGGACCAGCTGGGAGAAGATAGTCATTATGTCGTGCAAGAAGAACAACTGGGAACAGGACATGCTGTTCTTCAGGCTGATCATATTCTTGCCGGGAAAAAAGGAACAACGGTCGTTGCTTGCGGAGACACGCCGTTACTCACGAAGGATACACTCAAAAAGATGATGGACCATCATGAATCTACTCAAGCAAAGGCAACTATATTAACAGCTCATGCTGAAAACCCTCATGGATATGGACGTGTCATTCGAGGTGGTAATGGGCAGGTGGAGCGAATTGTTGAGCAAAAGGATGCTTCACTGGATGAACAGGCTGTTCAGGAAATTAACACAGGTACATATTGTTTCGATAATGAATTTTTGTTTGAAGCCTTAAAGGGTGTTTCAAATGATAATTCACAAGGAGAATATTATCTGCCAGATGTCATTCAGATTCTCCAGGATAAAGATGAAACAGTAAGTGCCTATCAAACTCCAGAGTTTTCTGAATCCCTTGGTGTTAATGATCGTGTAGCCTTAGCTCAAGCTGAGAAGTTGATGAAGCAGCACATTAACGAGCGGCACATGCGCAATGGTGTAACAGTAGTAGATCCTGACCATACGTACATCGGCCCGGATGTAAAGATAGGACAGGATGTGATCGTGTACCCAGGTTCTGTCATTGAAGGAAATACAGCGATTGAAGATGATGCTGTCATTGGACCACATTCAACCGTGAAGGATTGCTATATCGGAGAAGATACGGTCGTTAAACAAAGCGTAGCCACAAACAGTCACATCGGGGCACGTGTTAATATAGGGCCGTTCGCTCATATTCGTCCAGAATCGTCACTCGGTGATGATGTAAAAGTTGGTAATTTTGTTGAAATTAAAAAAGCTATCTTCGGTAAAGGCAGTAAGGCATCACATTTAAGCTATATTGGGGACGCTGAAGTAGGAAGCGGGGTTAATATAGGTTGTGGTACAATTACAGTAAATTATGATGGACAACATAAATTTATGACCACTATTGAAGATGATGCCTTTATTGGCTGCAACTCAAATCTTATTGCGCCTGTTACTGTAGGCAAAGGCGCATATGTAGCAGCAGGTTCCACAATCAATGAGGACGTACCGGCTGAGGCCTTGTCAATTGCCAGGTCCAGACAAACAAATAAAGAAGGCTATGTAAGTAAACTTAATTCTAATAAAAAAGAGTAA
- the purR gene encoding pur operon repressor, with the protein MKRSERLVVMTHYVLDRPRELVSLPFLAEKYDAAKSSISEDLAIMNKMFRKEGIGHLETVSGAAGGVKYIPAYSKDYSHQFVHELCERLEDPARLLPGGYLFMSDILGEPDTVRAIGRLFASAFADKEIDAVMTVATKGIPLAYAVAAYLNVPVVIVRRDPKVTEGSTVSINYVSGSTRKIQTMVLTKRSLAEGSKVCIIDDFMKAGGTINGMRNLLTEFNAEVAGIGVLAEAEDEEEDRVVDEYISLVQIMNVDDREAKIEVHAGNLLNRIE; encoded by the coding sequence ATGAAAAGAAGTGAACGACTAGTTGTCATGACACACTACGTGTTGGATCGTCCTCGTGAATTAGTTTCTCTCCCTTTTTTAGCAGAGAAATATGACGCGGCAAAGTCTTCTATTAGCGAGGATTTAGCAATTATGAATAAAATGTTCCGCAAAGAAGGAATTGGTCATCTGGAAACTGTTTCTGGTGCTGCAGGAGGGGTGAAATACATTCCTGCTTATTCTAAGGACTACAGTCATCAATTTGTGCATGAACTTTGTGAACGGCTTGAAGATCCCGCCAGACTGCTTCCAGGCGGATACTTGTTCATGAGCGATATTTTAGGTGAACCCGATACAGTTCGCGCGATTGGGCGTTTATTTGCTTCGGCTTTTGCAGACAAAGAAATTGATGCGGTTATGACTGTGGCCACGAAAGGAATCCCATTGGCCTATGCTGTGGCTGCTTACTTAAATGTTCCAGTTGTCATTGTGCGCCGCGATCCTAAGGTTACAGAAGGATCTACAGTCAGCATTAACTATGTCTCAGGATCAACAAGGAAAATTCAAACGATGGTGCTGACAAAACGCTCGCTGGCAGAAGGATCAAAAGTATGTATTATTGATGATTTCATGAAAGCTGGCGGGACCATCAATGGTATGAGGAACTTATTGACTGAATTCAATGCGGAAGTAGCCGGCATTGGTGTGTTAGCTGAAGCGGAAGATGAAGAAGAGGATCGTGTAGTAGATGAGTACATTTCGCTGGTCCAAATTATGAATGTGGATGACCGAGAGGCAAAAATTGAAGTACATGCTGGAAATCTTCTGAATCGAATCGAATAA
- a CDS encoding ribose-phosphate diphosphokinase, whose translation MATGYKDSKLKVFSLNSNPELAEEIAENIGTDLGKCTVTRFSDGEIQINIDESIRGCDVYVVQSTCAPVNQHIMELLIMIDALKRASARTINIVMPYYGYARQDRKARAREPITAKLVANLLETAGASRVIMLDLHAPQIQGFFDMPIDHLVGVPILSDYFEEKNFEDVVIVSPDHGGVTRARKMADRLKAPIAIIDKRRPRPNVAEVMNIVGNIEGKTAIMIDDIIDTAGTITLAANALVENGAKDVYACCTHPVLSGPAIDRIDNSTIKELVVTNTIPLGEDKESEKITQLSVAPLISEAIIRVHERQSVSILFD comes from the coding sequence ATGGCAACTGGGTACAAGGATTCAAAATTAAAGGTATTCTCTCTGAATTCTAATCCTGAACTGGCAGAAGAAATTGCTGAGAATATTGGAACAGATCTAGGGAAGTGTACGGTTACAAGGTTTAGTGACGGGGAGATTCAAATCAACATCGATGAAAGTATTCGCGGTTGTGACGTTTATGTAGTCCAATCTACGTGTGCACCTGTTAATCAACATATCATGGAACTCCTGATTATGATAGATGCTTTAAAACGTGCCTCTGCACGTACGATTAATATCGTTATGCCATACTATGGTTATGCTAGACAAGACCGTAAAGCTCGCGCACGTGAACCCATTACAGCAAAGCTGGTTGCTAATTTACTTGAGACAGCAGGGGCTTCTAGAGTCATTATGCTGGATTTGCATGCTCCTCAAATTCAAGGTTTCTTCGATATGCCGATTGACCATCTTGTAGGTGTACCGATTCTTTCCGATTACTTTGAAGAAAAGAATTTTGAAGACGTAGTCATCGTATCGCCGGATCATGGAGGAGTAACGCGTGCTCGCAAGATGGCTGACCGCCTTAAGGCCCCGATTGCCATTATTGATAAACGCCGTCCAAGGCCAAATGTGGCGGAAGTAATGAATATTGTCGGAAACATCGAAGGGAAAACTGCGATTATGATAGATGACATTATTGATACGGCCGGTACCATTACGCTGGCGGCTAACGCATTAGTTGAAAACGGTGCGAAGGATGTTTACGCCTGCTGTACTCACCCCGTGCTCTCAGGCCCGGCAATTGACCGTATTGATAATTCAACTATTAAAGAGCTGGTTGTCACCAATACGATCCCGCTTGGGGAAGATAAAGAAAGTGAGAAAATCACTCAGTTATCAGTGGCCCCTTTAATCAGTGAAGCCATTATTCGGGTTCATGAACGTCAATCCGTAAGTATTTTGTTCGATTAA
- a CDS encoding putative polysaccharide biosynthesis protein, with product MNHSNSSHLLFKGAFLLTLSGLIGKVLSAGYRIPLQNIAGDFGFYVYQQIYPILGIALVLSLYGFPAAVSKLVAEIGERGQSLSLSSFYFPALSWLFGICGLIFMIGYTQAGELADVMGDKRLTPSLQAAFTVFLLLPIPSLLRGVYQGQGNMQPTAISQVAEQLVRVLLIIGATIYVVSESQIYHIGIGAAIASLGGIIASIIVFIFIIRKDPPWTKGPVDYSSLSFVKTIVFYGIFICLNYMLLLLIQMTDALTLVPSLIEAGVAPVEAKVLKGIFDRGQPLIQLGTVLASSLALALIPSITKKKMHAHPKQVDGYIFGSIKFSLILACGASAGLIVLMPFINELFFQNEKGTAVLRVLMLVILFSSLAVTFASILQGLGFVTHTAIIVVFAILLKWGLNALLVPHLLLNGAAIASICSAAAVVVCQCLLLRRYFSFKKWFRLPWLSITWALAGMIVVLLVLIGIRSLLGMEGGNRFSLLVYTLSLTAAGAVTYLIMLIRLGALHRRELEAVPYGSSLVRFLPKGLK from the coding sequence ATGAATCATTCAAACTCATCGCACCTTTTGTTTAAAGGTGCTTTCCTGCTTACTTTATCAGGATTGATTGGTAAAGTATTAAGTGCAGGATATCGTATTCCTTTGCAAAACATCGCAGGGGATTTTGGCTTTTATGTTTATCAACAAATCTATCCGATTTTAGGAATAGCATTAGTGCTTTCGTTATACGGTTTTCCAGCGGCAGTTTCAAAGTTAGTCGCAGAAATAGGGGAGCGGGGACAGTCCCTGTCATTATCATCCTTTTATTTTCCTGCATTGTCATGGTTGTTTGGAATTTGTGGATTGATCTTTATGATTGGTTACACTCAAGCAGGTGAATTGGCTGATGTAATGGGAGACAAGCGTTTAACTCCTTCCTTACAGGCTGCGTTCACGGTATTTCTTTTGCTGCCAATCCCCTCATTATTAAGGGGGGTATATCAAGGTCAGGGAAATATGCAACCTACGGCGATCTCACAGGTGGCCGAGCAATTGGTAAGGGTTCTGCTCATTATAGGGGCAACGATTTACGTCGTGTCGGAAAGTCAGATCTATCATATTGGAATCGGTGCTGCTATCGCATCGCTGGGAGGCATCATCGCCTCCATCATAGTATTTATTTTTATTATTAGAAAGGATCCGCCATGGACAAAAGGGCCTGTTGATTACTCATCCCTTTCCTTTGTAAAAACGATCGTATTTTACGGTATATTCATTTGCCTGAATTATATGCTTTTACTACTTATTCAAATGACTGATGCTTTAACTCTTGTGCCTTCCCTAATAGAAGCCGGAGTAGCCCCCGTTGAAGCAAAGGTGCTCAAAGGAATATTCGACCGTGGCCAGCCGCTTATTCAATTAGGGACAGTCTTAGCGTCATCTCTGGCTTTAGCTCTTATCCCTTCTATTACAAAAAAGAAAATGCATGCACATCCTAAGCAAGTAGACGGGTATATCTTTGGGTCGATAAAGTTTAGTTTAATCCTGGCATGTGGAGCTTCAGCAGGGTTAATCGTATTAATGCCCTTTATTAATGAGCTGTTCTTTCAAAATGAAAAAGGAACAGCAGTACTAAGGGTTCTTATGCTTGTCATTTTATTCAGTTCATTGGCCGTTACTTTTGCTTCCATTTTGCAAGGTCTCGGCTTTGTTACTCATACAGCTATCATTGTGGTCTTTGCTATTTTGCTAAAATGGGGGTTGAATGCCTTGCTCGTCCCACATCTTTTATTAAATGGTGCAGCGATAGCCTCGATTTGCAGTGCTGCAGCCGTCGTGGTCTGCCAATGTCTTTTATTAAGACGTTATTTTTCATTTAAAAAATGGTTCAGGCTTCCGTGGCTTTCAATTACTTGGGCGCTGGCTGGGATGATAGTTGTGCTGCTAGTGCTAATCGGAATCAGGTCATTGCTAGGGATGGAGGGAGGAAATCGGTTTTCCCTGCTTGTTTATACACTTAGTCTTACTGCTGCTGGTGCGGTTACGTATCTAATCATGTTAATAAGACTAGGTGCCTTACACAGGAGAGAGCTAGAAGCTGTGCCATATGGAAGTTCACTCGTACGATTTTTACCAAAGGGGTTGAAATAG
- a CDS encoding 50S ribosomal protein L25/general stress protein Ctc, whose product MAITLKANQRKDLKQSVTRELRHQGDVPGVVYGKDKEPVTVAVNSIELLKTVRDEGKNAIISLAIDGGNTVNVMLHEYQIDPIKDELIHADFYIVNMSEEMDVEVPIHLEGEAAGSKEGGVLQQPLYELAVRAKPGDIPEEIVIDVSELNIGDSVMVSDLKESRNYEITEDENTTIISVTPPEEMPEEPDTDNADEEPEVINEKGDADESDDDGQ is encoded by the coding sequence TTGGCTATAACACTAAAAGCAAATCAAAGGAAAGATTTAAAACAGTCGGTAACTCGTGAATTGCGCCATCAGGGTGATGTTCCAGGTGTCGTTTATGGTAAAGATAAAGAACCTGTTACTGTTGCTGTTAACAGTATCGAACTACTTAAAACCGTCCGTGATGAAGGGAAAAACGCCATCATTTCATTAGCCATTGACGGTGGGAATACAGTAAATGTAATGCTTCATGAATATCAAATTGATCCGATTAAGGATGAATTGATTCATGCAGACTTTTATATCGTGAACATGTCTGAAGAAATGGACGTTGAAGTACCGATTCATCTTGAAGGCGAAGCTGCAGGTTCGAAAGAAGGTGGAGTTCTTCAACAACCGTTATATGAACTGGCAGTCCGCGCTAAACCAGGTGATATTCCTGAAGAAATTGTCATTGATGTTTCTGAGTTAAATATTGGTGACAGCGTGATGGTTAGTGACCTGAAAGAATCTCGTAACTATGAAATTACTGAGGATGAAAATACAACCATCATTTCCGTTACTCCGCCTGAAGAAATGCCAGAAGAGCCTGACACAGATAACGCAGATGAAGAACCTGAAGTTATTAATGAAAAAGGCGATGCAGATGAATCAGACGACGATGGACAATAA
- the spoVT gene encoding stage V sporulation protein T, whose translation MKATGIVRRIDDLGRVVIPKEIRRTLRIREGDPLEIFVDREGEVILKKYSPISELGDFAREYADALHESLEAPVLICDRDEFIAVAGESKKSYMGRQVGSRIEQVMEGRTSAFEKHPNPVEFVRDLEEDVISYIIHPIIAQGDPIGCVVVFNKEGTPIDEGSEKAVQTAASFLARQME comes from the coding sequence ATGAAAGCAACAGGAATAGTACGCCGAATTGATGATTTAGGGCGTGTGGTTATCCCAAAGGAAATTCGCCGCACGCTTCGTATTAGGGAAGGTGACCCTTTAGAAATATTTGTAGATCGAGAAGGAGAGGTTATTTTAAAGAAATATTCACCAATAAGTGAACTTGGAGATTTCGCCCGAGAGTATGCAGACGCTCTGCATGAATCGTTAGAGGCGCCTGTCTTAATTTGTGACCGCGATGAATTTATCGCAGTTGCTGGAGAATCGAAGAAATCCTATATGGGCCGTCAAGTAGGCAGCCGTATTGAACAAGTGATGGAAGGACGTACTTCTGCGTTTGAAAAACATCCGAATCCGGTAGAATTTGTCCGAGATTTAGAAGAGGACGTTATTTCTTATATTATTCATCCCATTATTGCCCAAGGTGATCCCATCGGTTGTGTAGTTGTCTTTAATAAAGAAGGCACCCCTATTGATGAAGGTTCCGAAAAGGCTGTCCAAACGGCAGCAAGCTTTCTAGCCAGACAAATGGAGTAA
- the spoVG gene encoding septation regulator SpoVG, producing MEVTDVRLRRVNTEGRMRAIASITLDQEFVVHDIRVIDGNNGLFVAMPSKRTPDGEFRDIAHPINSGTRGKIQDAVLNEYHKAGEIDTEVEYEEAGAS from the coding sequence ATGGAAGTAACTGACGTAAGACTGCGACGCGTAAATACCGAAGGAAGAATGCGAGCAATTGCTTCTATTACCTTAGATCAGGAGTTTGTTGTCCATGACATACGGGTGATTGATGGCAACAATGGTCTCTTTGTGGCTATGCCTAGTAAACGGACACCTGACGGGGAATTTCGGGATATTGCCCATCCGATCAATTCTGGTACTCGTGGAAAGATTCAAGACGCTGTACTTAATGAATACCACAAAGCTGGTGAGATTGATACGGAAGTAGAGTATGAAGAAGCAGGTGCCTCTTAA
- a CDS encoding anti-sigma-F factor Fin family protein, whose protein sequence is MNINYICRHCNRQVGKLDRERVEVSELGLECLNEDDHREMITYSSNGDMNIRTICHSCERTLDQHPHYHEQDYFIH, encoded by the coding sequence ATGAATATTAATTATATATGCCGACACTGTAACCGCCAAGTCGGAAAATTAGACCGTGAACGAGTCGAAGTTTCCGAGCTTGGCTTAGAGTGTTTGAATGAGGACGACCACAGGGAAATGATTACGTACAGCAGTAATGGTGATATGAATATTAGAACGATCTGCCATTCATGTGAACGTACCCTTGATCAACATCCTCATTATCACGAACAAGATTATTTTATTCATTAA
- the pth gene encoding aminoacyl-tRNA hydrolase, whose product MKCIVGLGNPGRKYEKTRHNIGFMIIDELAQQNHWTMEQKKFKGLFTIEHMNGEKVLLLKPQTYMNLSGDSLRLFMDYYGIEEEDVLVIYDDLDLPPGRIRLRQKGGHGGHNGIRSIIDQLGTKGFKRLRVGVGRPSVPMSVVDYVLGTFDKDQQEHVQEAINQSVKACEAWFEQPFAEVMNTFNVKS is encoded by the coding sequence ATGAAGTGTATTGTGGGTTTAGGGAATCCGGGTAGGAAATATGAAAAAACACGCCATAATATTGGGTTTATGATTATAGATGAATTAGCACAACAAAATCATTGGACAATGGAACAAAAAAAGTTCAAAGGACTGTTTACCATCGAGCACATGAACGGTGAGAAAGTTCTTTTGTTAAAGCCCCAGACGTACATGAACTTATCGGGGGATTCTCTTCGGTTGTTCATGGACTATTATGGGATCGAAGAAGAAGATGTACTGGTCATTTATGATGATCTTGATTTACCGCCTGGAAGAATACGCCTTCGTCAGAAAGGCGGACATGGCGGTCATAATGGGATACGCAGCATCATTGACCAGTTAGGTACGAAAGGGTTTAAGCGTTTGCGGGTAGGCGTAGGTAGACCTTCTGTACCAATGAGCGTGGTTGATTATGTACTGGGTACATTTGATAAGGACCAGCAAGAGCATGTGCAAGAAGCCATAAACCAATCCGTTAAGGCTTGCGAAGCATGGTTTGAACAACCATTTGCCGAAGTTATGAATACCTTTAATGTTAAATCATAA
- the mfd gene encoding transcription-repair coupling factor: protein MQGIKDYLRPQDDIRSVVEGFESGMNEQMIAGLSGASRSMMISLIQESLHRPVLIVTHQLIQAQQMYEDMLELSNSDQVHLFPVNELIASEIATASPELRSQRIEALSGWLNQDSGILIAPVAALKRIMPPKEYWEHNQLPFRVGEEIDLEEYLRRFVSMGYERTDMVATPGEFSLRGGILDVYPLTAEFPYRVELFDTEVDSIRTFDSETQRSHEKFDHVHVGPATELLLTEEDYARASQRLEESLSHSLQKLSKKEAKETLNTYVESDIEKLRQQERFQDMYKYIGFFYDQELSLLDYLPNNGLIVLDEMSRIQETASRLDHEEAEWHQSLLEVNQIVRDLSISFDWHGTWDNMKQPRLYMSVFMRHIPNTHPENVINISSRQMQQFHGQMNLLKNEMDRWVKQDYSVVIMAPDEKRAQKIHDVLDDYDMESVVAKEPVHLPLKLPTIIEGNLSSGFEWPLHKIAVLTESELFKKRTSKTKRKQKLSNAERIKNYQELKVGDYVVHANHGIGKYIGIETLKMGGNHKDFLMVKYSGNDKLFVPIDQIDLIQKYVGSEGKEPKVYKLGGSEWKKVKSRVQSSVEDIADDLIQLYAEREASKGHAFGEDGEMQRDFEAAFPYEETEDQLRCIDEIKEDMQRIRPMDRLLCGDVGYGKTEVAIRAAFKAIENGKQVALLVPTTILAQQHYETLQERFQDFGINIGLLSRFRTKKQQSETTERLRKGLDDIVVGTHRILSKDIKFKDLGLLIVDEEQRFGVKHKEKIKQLKANVDVLTLTATPIPRTLHMSMLGVRDLSVIETPPENRFPIQTYVLEYNPVFMRESIEREMARGGQVFFLFNRVENIERMAQEISALVPEARVAFAHGQMNETELENVMFSFLEGEFDVLVSTTIIETGVDIPNVNTLIVYDADRMGLSQLYQLRGRVGRSNRVAYAYFTYQKDKVLTEVAEKRLQAIKEFTELGSGFKIAMRDLSIRGAGNLLGAQQHGFIDSVGFDMYSQMLKDAIEAKRQGIEPEAVQPFQTELDLTIDAYLPAEYIEDEKQKIDMYKQFQAIESEDDIHDLRDELIDRFGDYPEEVENLFKVTSLRLYARKARIESISEGKKKMEMLMDSSQSQQIDGSKLFDLANQYGRMIQLGTEGQQLKITFMWERNTKPRRYELVEEFIQRLPQLSEAATSA, encoded by the coding sequence ATGCAGGGAATAAAAGATTACTTACGGCCACAGGATGACATCCGCTCTGTAGTTGAGGGATTTGAATCCGGAATGAATGAGCAAATGATTGCAGGGTTATCTGGGGCCTCTAGAAGTATGATGATTTCATTAATACAGGAGTCGCTACATCGGCCTGTTCTGATCGTGACACACCAATTGATTCAGGCTCAGCAAATGTATGAAGACATGTTAGAGCTTTCTAATAGTGATCAAGTGCACCTTTTTCCGGTTAATGAGCTCATTGCATCTGAAATTGCAACGGCCAGCCCAGAGTTACGGAGCCAGCGGATAGAAGCGTTGAGCGGGTGGCTTAACCAAGATTCCGGTATTTTAATAGCGCCTGTGGCTGCATTAAAAAGAATCATGCCGCCTAAGGAATATTGGGAGCATAACCAGCTCCCTTTTCGTGTTGGGGAAGAAATTGATCTTGAAGAATACTTAAGAAGATTTGTCAGCATGGGTTATGAGCGGACAGATATGGTGGCAACGCCTGGAGAATTCTCTCTTCGTGGTGGAATCCTGGATGTTTACCCATTAACAGCAGAATTCCCTTACCGTGTTGAACTGTTTGATACTGAAGTAGATTCTATTCGAACATTCGATTCGGAAACACAGCGTTCTCATGAGAAGTTTGATCATGTTCATGTCGGTCCTGCGACTGAACTTTTATTAACAGAAGAGGATTATGCCCGGGCCTCGCAGCGACTGGAGGAATCCCTTAGTCACTCTTTACAAAAGCTTTCAAAAAAAGAAGCAAAAGAAACGCTAAATACTTACGTAGAGTCTGATATAGAAAAGCTTCGGCAACAAGAACGTTTTCAGGACATGTATAAGTATATAGGTTTCTTCTATGATCAGGAACTAAGTTTGCTAGATTACCTTCCAAATAATGGGTTGATTGTGTTAGATGAAATGAGCCGTATTCAGGAAACAGCGAGTCGTTTAGACCACGAAGAAGCAGAATGGCATCAGAGTCTGCTTGAAGTTAACCAAATTGTAAGGGATCTTAGCATTTCATTCGACTGGCATGGTACTTGGGATAACATGAAGCAGCCAAGGCTCTATATGTCCGTGTTCATGCGTCATATCCCTAACACCCATCCTGAGAATGTAATTAATATCTCCAGTCGACAGATGCAGCAATTCCATGGTCAAATGAATTTACTTAAGAACGAAATGGATCGCTGGGTGAAACAGGATTACTCTGTAGTCATTATGGCTCCAGATGAAAAGCGCGCTCAAAAGATTCATGATGTGTTAGATGATTATGATATGGAGTCCGTAGTTGCCAAAGAACCGGTTCATTTACCTTTGAAGCTGCCGACAATTATCGAAGGTAACCTCAGCAGCGGGTTTGAGTGGCCGCTGCACAAAATAGCTGTACTGACCGAGAGTGAGCTATTTAAAAAACGGACGTCTAAGACTAAGCGCAAACAGAAATTATCTAATGCCGAACGGATCAAAAATTATCAGGAACTCAAAGTTGGAGATTATGTAGTTCATGCCAACCATGGAATCGGTAAATATATCGGAATTGAAACCTTGAAAATGGGTGGGAATCATAAGGATTTCCTGATGGTAAAGTATTCGGGAAATGATAAGCTGTTTGTTCCAATTGACCAGATTGATTTAATTCAAAAATACGTTGGCTCCGAGGGTAAAGAACCAAAAGTATATAAGTTGGGCGGCAGTGAATGGAAAAAGGTGAAGAGCCGTGTTCAATCATCCGTAGAAGATATTGCGGATGATCTTATCCAACTATATGCTGAACGAGAAGCCTCAAAGGGTCATGCTTTTGGTGAAGATGGGGAGATGCAGCGTGACTTTGAAGCAGCTTTTCCATATGAAGAAACAGAGGATCAGCTTCGCTGTATTGATGAGATAAAAGAAGATATGCAACGAATTCGGCCGATGGATCGACTGCTTTGTGGAGATGTTGGTTATGGAAAAACAGAAGTTGCGATCCGGGCTGCCTTTAAAGCGATTGAGAACGGAAAGCAGGTGGCACTGCTAGTTCCGACTACCATACTGGCCCAACAGCATTATGAAACCTTGCAAGAGCGGTTCCAAGACTTTGGGATAAACATTGGTTTGCTCAGTCGATTCCGGACAAAGAAGCAGCAGAGTGAAACAACGGAACGGCTGAGAAAAGGACTTGACGATATTGTCGTCGGAACCCATAGAATTTTATCAAAAGACATTAAATTTAAGGACTTAGGACTGCTAATTGTAGATGAGGAGCAACGTTTTGGTGTAAAACATAAAGAAAAAATCAAGCAGTTGAAAGCGAATGTTGATGTACTGACATTAACGGCCACGCCGATACCGAGGACGTTGCATATGTCTATGCTTGGAGTTCGGGATTTATCTGTCATTGAGACGCCTCCTGAAAATCGCTTTCCGATCCAGACCTATGTATTGGAATACAATCCGGTATTTATGAGGGAGTCGATTGAAAGGGAAATGGCAAGGGGTGGACAGGTATTCTTTCTATTTAATCGTGTGGAGAACATTGAGCGAATGGCTCAGGAAATTTCTGCACTCGTCCCTGAAGCAAGGGTTGCTTTTGCGCATGGACAAATGAACGAAACCGAACTTGAAAATGTTATGTTCTCATTCCTTGAAGGAGAATTTGATGTGTTGGTGAGCACCACAATCATAGAGACAGGTGTAGACATCCCTAATGTGAATACGTTAATTGTTTATGATGCCGACCGTATGGGATTAAGCCAGCTTTATCAGTTAAGAGGCCGTGTGGGGCGTTCTAACCGAGTGGCATACGCTTACTTTACCTACCAAAAAGATAAAGTGCTGACAGAAGTGGCTGAGAAGCGACTCCAGGCGATCAAGGAGTTTACGGAGCTCGGCTCAGGGTTTAAGATCGCCATGCGGGATTTATCGATTCGTGGGGCTGGAAATCTTTTAGGTGCTCAGCAGCATGGGTTTATTGACTCTGTCGGCTTCGACATGTATTCACAAATGCTTAAGGATGCTATTGAAGCCAAACGCCAGGGGATTGAGCCGGAAGCTGTACAACCATTTCAAACCGAACTGGACCTTACCATTGATGCCTATCTTCCAGCGGAATATATTGAAGATGAAAAACAAAAAATTGATATGTACAAGCAATTCCAAGCGATTGAATCAGAAGATGACATTCATGATTTAAGAGATGAATTAATCGACCGCTTTGGTGATTACCCGGAAGAAGTCGAGAATTTATTCAAAGTAACTTCACTTCGTCTATATGCCAGGAAGGCACGCATCGAATCGATTTCTGAAGGGAAGAAAAAGATGGAGATGCTTATGGATTCTAGCCAAAGTCAGCAAATTGACGGTTCAAAGCTGTTTGATTTGGCGAACCAATATGGACGAATGATTCAGCTTGGGACAGAGGGCCAGCAGTTGAAAATTACGTTTATGTGGGAACGAAATACGAAGCCGAGAAGGTACGAGTTGGTGGAGGAGTTTATTCAGCGTCTGCCACAGTTATCAGAAGCAGCTACTAGTGCATAG